In a genomic window of Desulfovibrio inopinatus DSM 10711:
- a CDS encoding alkaline phosphatase family protein, whose protein sequence is MSSIRKRCVVLGLDGVALTMAKNLAATGKCPNLGRIAEKAVAMDAELPELSPVNWTSFATAAGPAEHGVYGFTAIHPGSYAMSITDSTAVACQTIFDRLGHAGLVSKVINLPHAYPAHKINGVMVAGFVAPDLSRAIYPPPLFGPLRDIGYKIEADTTRGADAPEYLFDQLRATLAGRRAALRMFWPDLDFDLFVFVLTETDRLFHFFHPAITNPNHLLHTDCLDLLAEWDLLVGEVLDRYDALPEPKRLIVMADHGFADLKVEVDLNAWLASVGLLKLTGEPGEWNSERIGHPTAAFALDPGRIYMHIKERYARGVFHEHVGLEHAAAIRDALLEMEYEGKPIFEAIHLKTELYFGPLAKYAPQIVCVPNPGFCLTGKFDRTEVFGHFNRHGVHTAHDALYYDSTGYAAPRVRDAGRAVLDFFDIPRNNQPHANRL, encoded by the coding sequence ATGAGTTCGATACGAAAACGATGTGTAGTCCTGGGGTTGGATGGCGTTGCCTTGACCATGGCCAAGAATTTGGCCGCAACGGGGAAATGTCCGAATCTTGGCCGTATTGCTGAAAAGGCTGTGGCCATGGATGCAGAGCTTCCGGAATTGTCTCCGGTCAATTGGACGTCGTTTGCCACGGCTGCCGGTCCCGCAGAGCATGGGGTATATGGGTTTACCGCCATCCATCCCGGTTCATACGCCATGTCCATCACCGACAGCACCGCTGTCGCCTGCCAAACGATTTTTGATCGGCTTGGTCATGCCGGATTGGTCTCCAAAGTGATCAATTTGCCGCATGCCTATCCGGCCCACAAAATCAACGGTGTCATGGTGGCCGGGTTTGTTGCGCCGGACTTGTCGCGCGCAATATATCCACCACCATTGTTTGGACCGCTTCGCGACATTGGATATAAAATTGAAGCCGATACCACGCGGGGTGCCGACGCTCCGGAATATTTGTTCGATCAACTCCGAGCGACGTTGGCCGGGCGACGGGCTGCCTTGAGAATGTTTTGGCCGGACCTTGATTTTGATCTGTTTGTTTTCGTCTTGACCGAAACCGATCGCCTCTTTCATTTTTTTCATCCAGCTATCACGAATCCCAATCATCTTCTTCATACAGATTGTCTCGACCTGTTGGCTGAGTGGGATCTCCTCGTTGGGGAAGTGCTGGATCGATATGACGCCTTGCCCGAACCCAAACGGCTTATTGTCATGGCTGACCACGGATTTGCCGACCTTAAAGTCGAAGTAGATCTCAATGCCTGGTTGGCTTCTGTCGGTTTGCTCAAGCTGACCGGTGAGCCCGGAGAGTGGAATTCTGAACGTATCGGTCATCCCACGGCCGCGTTTGCTCTTGATCCGGGACGTATCTACATGCACATCAAAGAACGGTATGCCCGCGGGGTGTTTCACGAGCACGTCGGACTTGAACATGCCGCCGCCATTCGTGATGCCCTGCTTGAGATGGAATATGAAGGTAAGCCCATTTTTGAAGCTATCCATTTGAAAACCGAGTTGTATTTCGGTCCGTTGGCCAAGTACGCTCCTCAGATTGTTTGCGTACCCAATCCCGGTTTCTGCCTGACCGGCAAGTTTGATCGCACCGAAGTGTTTGGTCATTTTAATCGTCATGGCGTTCATACTGCCCACGATGCTCTGTATTATGATTCCACAGGGTATGCTGCTCCACGAGTACGGGATGCTGGTCGAGCCGTCCTTGACTTTTTCGACATCCCCAGAAACAACCAGCCCCATGCCAATCGACTTTGA
- a CDS encoding ATP-dependent helicase → MLVEPSLTFSTSPETTSPMPIDFEHDLNPAQREAVETTQGPVLVIAGAGSGKTRTVVYRLARLVHMGVPPENILLLTFTRKAAQEMLDRAARLLGGSGQDGHRSRLSLVAGGTFHSFAFSLLRQHAAAVGFSGGVSMLDRADSEDVLGLLRTNLGIAKSDKSFPKRSAVMGLISKSRNKETALSDILDREAFHLAPHAENLTRLADGYTAYKREHGLLDYDDLLFYLEKLLVEHPDLRDYLRMRYSYIMVDEYQDTNLVQARTVQHLAGEGGNIMAVGDDAQSIYAFRGANVENILRFPNRFPGAKVIRLEENYRSTQPILDLTNSVLEHAERKFEKHLFTKRKTGPKPEIFRTYSDMTQARLVVAKVVEQAKKYPLHEIAVLFRAGYMSFPLEVELNKIGIAYQKFGGIKFSEAAHVKDALAYLRVAHNPDDVPGWRRILSYIKGVGPKTAEKIFQAIKTNDDQALSRYTKKNEELAELIYFVKSLNGMDSPKDLLDKVIQFYLPLLKQSFPDDYPRREAGLEQLYQIAADYSGLDIFLAELVLENPEDDRKKAREDTLCLSTVHSAKGLEWSAVCIIDLVDDRFPSRHALVKSEDLEEERRLLYVAATRAREYLGLFVPKTVYQRQNASHVPVMPSLFLRELDQHLYVEHNENRMGGVDVQAPPPVPEPLSRPQESVSPKRLGASGNTGYCRHKIFGRGKIVEDIGNNKYRVNFPGFGLKVIVGDYLTMEES, encoded by the coding sequence ATGCTGGTCGAGCCGTCCTTGACTTTTTCGACATCCCCAGAAACAACCAGCCCCATGCCAATCGACTTTGAACACGATCTCAACCCGGCCCAACGTGAGGCCGTGGAAACCACGCAAGGACCAGTCCTTGTCATTGCCGGAGCCGGCAGTGGCAAAACCCGAACCGTGGTCTACCGTCTGGCCCGGCTTGTCCATATGGGCGTGCCTCCGGAGAACATTCTTCTACTGACCTTCACCCGTAAGGCCGCACAGGAAATGCTCGACCGAGCAGCGCGATTGCTTGGTGGAAGCGGGCAGGACGGGCACCGCTCCCGGTTGTCACTGGTCGCGGGGGGAACGTTTCACTCCTTTGCCTTCTCTCTTTTACGACAACATGCCGCCGCCGTCGGATTTTCCGGCGGCGTCTCCATGCTTGATCGAGCAGACTCCGAAGACGTCCTTGGATTATTGCGCACGAATCTCGGTATTGCCAAATCCGACAAGAGTTTTCCCAAACGTTCGGCCGTCATGGGGCTCATCAGCAAGTCACGGAACAAGGAAACAGCATTGTCCGATATCTTGGACCGCGAAGCATTCCATTTGGCGCCGCATGCTGAAAATCTCACCCGGCTTGCTGACGGGTATACCGCATATAAACGGGAACACGGCCTGCTCGATTACGACGATTTGCTGTTTTATCTCGAAAAATTACTCGTCGAACATCCTGATTTACGGGATTATCTGCGGATGCGGTATTCCTACATCATGGTGGATGAATACCAGGATACGAACCTTGTTCAGGCCCGTACCGTGCAGCATTTGGCCGGGGAAGGGGGCAACATCATGGCGGTGGGGGATGATGCGCAGTCCATTTACGCTTTTCGCGGAGCGAATGTGGAAAACATCCTTCGATTTCCAAACCGATTTCCCGGAGCCAAGGTCATTCGGCTCGAAGAGAACTACCGGTCCACGCAACCGATTCTTGATTTGACCAATTCTGTTCTGGAGCATGCCGAACGTAAGTTTGAAAAGCATCTCTTTACCAAGCGCAAAACCGGCCCCAAGCCTGAAATCTTTCGAACCTATTCCGACATGACCCAGGCGCGACTTGTCGTGGCCAAAGTCGTGGAGCAAGCTAAGAAGTATCCGCTCCACGAAATTGCTGTTCTGTTTCGCGCTGGGTATATGTCGTTTCCCTTGGAAGTCGAGCTGAATAAAATAGGCATTGCCTATCAGAAGTTTGGCGGCATCAAGTTTTCCGAAGCGGCTCATGTGAAAGATGCCCTGGCGTACTTACGCGTGGCTCATAACCCCGATGACGTCCCTGGATGGAGGCGGATTCTTTCCTATATCAAAGGGGTGGGGCCGAAAACTGCAGAAAAGATATTTCAAGCGATCAAGACCAATGATGACCAGGCGTTATCACGTTATACCAAGAAAAACGAAGAATTGGCTGAACTCATCTATTTCGTGAAATCGCTCAACGGCATGGATTCTCCCAAGGATCTCCTCGATAAAGTCATTCAATTTTATTTGCCGCTACTCAAACAATCGTTTCCCGATGACTATCCGCGTCGTGAGGCTGGGCTTGAACAGCTTTATCAAATTGCGGCCGATTATTCCGGGCTCGATATTTTTCTTGCTGAACTTGTGCTTGAAAATCCCGAGGACGATCGCAAGAAAGCCCGTGAAGACACGTTGTGTTTGTCTACGGTCCATTCGGCCAAGGGGCTTGAGTGGTCTGCTGTCTGCATTATTGATCTCGTGGATGACCGCTTTCCTTCGCGGCATGCGTTGGTGAAATCCGAAGATCTCGAAGAAGAGCGCCGGTTACTGTATGTCGCGGCAACGCGTGCTCGTGAGTATCTTGGCCTGTTTGTCCCGAAAACGGTGTATCAACGACAAAACGCGAGCCATGTGCCGGTCATGCCGAGTCTCTTTTTACGTGAACTTGATCAGCATCTCTATGTTGAGCACAACGAGAATCGGATGGGTGGTGTTGATGTCCAGGCTCCACCACCTGTTCCTGAGCCTCTGTCGCGACCGCAGGAATCCGTTTCACCGAAACGCTTGGGTGCATCGGGCAATACCGGGTATTGCCGCCACAAGATTTTCGGTCGCGGCAAAATTGTTGAAGATATCGGCAACAACAAGTATCGCGTCAATTTTCCCGGTTTTGGTCTCAAAGTGATTGTTGGTGACTATTTGACCATGGAAGAAAGCTGA
- a CDS encoding SLC13 family permease: protein MTHETKKKATGYDKYVNWKLLIIPVILFFLILVLPTPNGMVEVGIQYKVGPEAVHSFLAEELFHKQVSDLEQWQVATVEMMEHNMRMGAMTKDRLLNRNLKWANKYDIKVGSTNFKRAKDFVKQDVEADRFETLMKKSFELRMDGLHYDALSDSQKKKADVGAWQIKVAIAMAVFVVFCFMTECMPLPGVAFMIGLILVFCKVVPKDTVTQLYWSDAAWFIMGSLMFAAAFVKTGVDKRMCMAMFKRLATPNVKLITFIFFIIIAPLAAFISDHALAAMFLPIGMLLYQNSLTDEIPDDKELAKLLMITIAMACNIGGPGAPSGGARNVIMIAYLNDMFGMDIGYFQWVTYCFPFILVMIPITWFVVNMRFRPKIKTLAPAMKHLESEINKMGKWNKHQIWAVIIFVIMVFGWFTEKAFYQLGIYPVRLGIGTIAVAGAIAYLLAGVVNWRDYQEKVDWGVVWLYAGAIIFGSVLDKTGAAFWLARSAIDGLAPLGMNSGLPLMLTSNGLTAILTNLMADGPAAAAVGPITLNMAALVHPGTTFLPFMAMGTAIASSFAYCLIIGTPPNAIVYASGYLEPKDYLRAGLPMWILANIALIALTAIYWSMRGFNGLPSF from the coding sequence ATGACACACGAAACCAAAAAGAAGGCCACCGGCTACGACAAATACGTCAACTGGAAGTTGCTCATTATACCAGTAATTCTTTTTTTCCTCATCCTCGTTCTCCCCACACCCAACGGCATGGTCGAGGTCGGCATTCAGTATAAAGTTGGACCGGAAGCTGTTCATTCTTTTTTGGCCGAGGAACTTTTTCATAAACAAGTCAGCGACCTTGAACAATGGCAAGTGGCCACTGTCGAAATGATGGAACACAATATGCGCATGGGCGCCATGACCAAAGATCGTCTGCTCAATCGCAATCTCAAGTGGGCCAACAAGTACGACATCAAAGTAGGATCAACCAATTTCAAGAGAGCAAAGGACTTCGTCAAACAGGATGTGGAGGCCGACCGGTTTGAAACACTGATGAAGAAAAGTTTTGAACTCCGCATGGATGGGCTCCACTACGATGCTCTGTCCGATAGTCAGAAGAAGAAAGCGGATGTGGGAGCATGGCAAATCAAGGTCGCCATCGCTATGGCCGTGTTCGTGGTTTTCTGCTTCATGACGGAGTGTATGCCGCTTCCCGGCGTAGCCTTTATGATCGGCCTGATCCTGGTGTTTTGCAAGGTTGTGCCTAAAGACACCGTGACCCAACTCTATTGGTCTGACGCGGCTTGGTTTATCATGGGCTCGCTCATGTTTGCCGCAGCGTTTGTCAAAACCGGAGTGGATAAACGAATGTGCATGGCTATGTTTAAGCGCCTTGCCACACCCAACGTCAAGCTTATCACTTTTATCTTCTTTATCATCATTGCTCCCCTGGCCGCGTTCATCTCGGACCATGCTTTGGCAGCGATGTTTTTGCCTATCGGTATGCTGCTTTATCAGAACAGCCTCACAGATGAAATTCCCGATGATAAGGAACTGGCCAAGCTGCTCATGATCACCATCGCCATGGCGTGTAATATAGGCGGACCTGGAGCTCCCTCCGGCGGTGCACGGAACGTCATTATGATCGCCTATCTTAACGACATGTTCGGGATGGATATCGGCTATTTTCAGTGGGTTACCTACTGCTTCCCGTTTATTTTGGTTATGATTCCGATTACTTGGTTCGTCGTCAACATGCGTTTCCGTCCGAAAATCAAGACGCTGGCTCCGGCCATGAAGCATCTTGAATCTGAAATCAATAAGATGGGGAAGTGGAACAAACATCAAATTTGGGCCGTTATCATCTTCGTCATCATGGTTTTTGGCTGGTTTACAGAAAAGGCTTTTTACCAACTTGGTATCTACCCCGTGCGCCTTGGTATCGGCACCATCGCCGTAGCCGGTGCCATAGCCTACCTTTTGGCAGGCGTCGTCAACTGGCGTGACTATCAGGAGAAAGTGGACTGGGGCGTCGTCTGGCTTTACGCGGGTGCGATCATCTTCGGAAGCGTGCTCGACAAGACCGGTGCTGCCTTTTGGCTGGCGCGCAGTGCCATTGACGGACTCGCTCCATTGGGCATGAACTCGGGGTTGCCGCTGATGTTAACCTCCAATGGTCTCACGGCCATCCTGACTAACCTCATGGCGGATGGTCCGGCAGCAGCCGCCGTTGGTCCCATCACACTGAACATGGCAGCATTGGTGCATCCAGGGACGACCTTCCTTCCCTTTATGGCAATGGGTACAGCTATCGCGTCCTCATTCGCCTACTGCCTGATCATAGGCACTCCGCCTAATGCCATCGTTTATGCCTCTGGCTACCTGGAGCCTAAGGATTATCTCCGAGCCGGACTGCCCATGTGGATTCTGGCCAATATCGCGCTTATCGCCCTGACTGCAATCTACTGGAGCATGAGAGGATTCAACGGACTTCCCAGCTTCTAA
- a CDS encoding CBS domain-containing protein, with protein MVEKIRVLMVDDEEQFRITTSKILERRGFETIMAVSGPEAIEKLSEHPDVVVLDVKMEGMDGHETLKAIKAKKPDLPVIMLTGHGALPSAKKSLKEGAFDYLNKPCDIDIFVSRIKDAYRVGHSLPDTEKNARDLMIPLADYPSISDSATVAEAVKILKENNERIVTTDAINDQGRRSLLVFNANKQLEGILTPQAILTALRPEYLSISMPSTAPKMYSMGYSAMFWTGLFTAQAKTLLGKSVQDIMSDAPPSVDAEANLMEVIQAMHESGKRRLAVKKNGDVIGLVREQEVFYELIKVLG; from the coding sequence ATGGTAGAGAAAATCAGAGTGCTCATGGTCGATGACGAGGAGCAGTTCCGGATCACGACGAGCAAAATACTGGAAAGGCGCGGCTTTGAGACGATTATGGCCGTGAGTGGTCCGGAAGCCATCGAAAAGTTGTCGGAGCACCCGGATGTGGTTGTCCTCGACGTGAAGATGGAAGGAATGGACGGTCACGAGACGTTGAAAGCCATCAAGGCTAAAAAACCTGATCTGCCCGTCATCATGCTTACCGGGCATGGAGCTCTTCCGAGCGCTAAAAAGTCACTGAAGGAAGGAGCCTTCGACTACCTCAACAAACCGTGTGACATTGATATCTTCGTGTCGCGCATCAAAGATGCCTATCGGGTTGGACACAGCCTCCCGGATACCGAAAAAAATGCCAGAGATTTGATGATTCCACTCGCAGATTATCCCTCCATTTCCGATTCGGCGACTGTTGCCGAGGCCGTCAAGATTCTCAAGGAAAACAACGAACGCATTGTGACCACGGATGCCATCAATGACCAGGGACGACGTTCACTGCTCGTCTTCAACGCGAACAAACAACTTGAGGGAATTCTGACACCGCAGGCGATCCTGACTGCACTTCGACCGGAATATCTTTCGATCTCCATGCCGAGCACGGCGCCGAAAATGTACTCCATGGGGTACTCAGCAATGTTCTGGACTGGTCTTTTTACAGCCCAGGCCAAGACGCTTCTGGGCAAATCAGTGCAGGACATCATGTCGGACGCACCGCCCAGCGTGGATGCCGAAGCGAACCTCATGGAGGTCATCCAGGCCATGCACGAGTCCGGCAAACGTCGTCTCGCAGTGAAAAAGAACGGCGATGTCATCGGTCTCGTTCGCGAGCAGGAAGTATTTTACGAACTGATCAAGGTCCTCGGCTAG
- a CDS encoding sensor histidine kinase, translating to MKKQTRQEISSPKNRGLTGGRDGGLGAIARTLFGVMIILPLVPLLLLLTIGFTFSADNLKREAVWRLHHIALDHGRMLDAFLHERINDLDMVAALENLPDLADRNKFESVFKSLKNSKNAFVDMGLIDPTGQQVAYAGPLNLRGRDYANSPWRIQTLARGALVSDSFLGHRGAPHFIVAIAGQGDASGWVLRATIDNEIFDRLVESFSLGATGEAYVMDLQGRLQTRRKSSTSLMDITSDFSSFPPIEDKLQDFVVDTGSGTYLYSLVPVNESRWRLVVRQEEGEAFEPLRRVGLYSLVTMVLGGVFILATAWPLSRRLHQHILRVVSEKEQLQEQLFHAGRLAEIGEMAAGIAHEINNPLQTMKSELTLMDMDMGDIENKETENCEKLFDGLRESMAQLEKQINRCAKITTGILKFGRYGEPERASVNIQDVIDDTLNLVEKQTEVSGITLAKDIQRSLPNVYCDPGQLQQVLLNLLNNARDAVLEQHPEGGGKIELRIGQVSPSKVQIIIGDNGIGMTEEIKDKAFSPFFTTKPVGKGTGLGLSICYGIIQTMGGSIDLDSTSGQGTVFTIALPIA from the coding sequence ATGAAAAAGCAGACACGACAAGAAATATCTTCCCCAAAGAACCGGGGATTGACCGGAGGCAGAGATGGAGGTTTAGGCGCAATCGCCCGAACGCTTTTCGGAGTCATGATTATTCTTCCTCTCGTTCCCCTCCTTTTGCTGCTCACCATAGGTTTCACCTTCAGCGCGGACAATCTCAAACGAGAAGCAGTTTGGCGACTCCATCACATCGCTCTGGACCACGGGCGAATGCTTGATGCTTTTCTTCATGAACGAATCAATGACTTGGACATGGTGGCCGCATTAGAAAATCTGCCCGATCTTGCAGATCGGAACAAATTCGAGTCCGTTTTCAAGAGCCTTAAAAATTCTAAAAATGCCTTCGTGGACATGGGGCTCATCGACCCGACCGGGCAACAGGTGGCTTACGCCGGTCCACTCAACCTTCGGGGAAGAGATTATGCGAATAGTCCTTGGCGCATCCAAACTCTGGCCAGGGGGGCATTGGTCTCGGACAGTTTCTTGGGACATCGAGGGGCACCACATTTCATTGTGGCTATCGCCGGACAAGGGGACGCTTCGGGATGGGTGCTACGAGCGACCATCGATAACGAGATATTCGACAGACTTGTAGAGTCTTTTTCTCTCGGCGCAACGGGCGAGGCGTATGTTATGGATTTGCAGGGCCGTCTTCAAACCCGACGGAAATCATCCACCAGCTTGATGGATATCACCTCAGATTTTTCCTCTTTCCCTCCGATCGAAGATAAATTGCAAGATTTCGTCGTTGATACCGGCAGTGGAACATACCTTTACTCCCTTGTGCCGGTCAACGAATCACGCTGGCGCCTTGTTGTTCGACAGGAGGAGGGCGAAGCATTCGAACCATTACGCCGCGTTGGACTCTACTCGCTTGTCACCATGGTTCTTGGCGGCGTGTTTATTCTTGCAACAGCCTGGCCTCTTTCGCGCAGGCTTCATCAGCATATTTTGCGTGTTGTGAGTGAAAAAGAACAACTCCAGGAACAGCTCTTTCATGCCGGGCGGCTCGCCGAAATAGGCGAGATGGCCGCAGGCATAGCCCATGAGATCAACAATCCATTGCAAACCATGAAAAGCGAACTCACGCTCATGGACATGGATATGGGGGATATAGAGAACAAAGAAACTGAAAATTGCGAGAAGCTTTTTGATGGATTGCGCGAATCCATGGCGCAACTCGAAAAACAAATCAATCGTTGCGCCAAAATAACGACTGGTATTCTTAAATTCGGTCGCTATGGTGAACCCGAACGCGCAAGTGTGAACATTCAGGACGTTATCGACGATACCTTGAATTTGGTGGAGAAACAAACCGAAGTCTCTGGCATTACGTTAGCTAAGGACATTCAACGTTCCCTCCCAAATGTCTATTGTGATCCTGGACAATTGCAACAGGTTCTCCTCAATCTTCTCAACAACGCCCGTGATGCAGTTTTGGAACAGCATCCAGAAGGCGGCGGCAAAATCGAACTTCGAATAGGACAAGTATCCCCATCTAAAGTGCAAATTATAATTGGTGACAACGGCATAGGTATGACCGAGGAAATCAAGGATAAGGCCTTTTCACCTTTTTTTACTACCAAACCTGTAGGAAAAGGGACAGGTCTCGGGCTCTCCATTTGCTATGGTATCATTCAGACCATGGGAGGCTCGATCGATCTCGACAGTACTTCAGGTCAAGGAACAGTCTTCACCATTGCCTTGCCCATAGCCTAA
- a CDS encoding response regulator, whose amino-acid sequence MKTINILLVADTEKLILTVQRLFPKMGFNVLVSDNAKEALKYLLEHDVPVVFIDHSMHGLDAFSLLEAIRLGHPVVEVFFLVDSHELDNAAEAMRHGASDYLVKPVSIKSLLEKSEAACRRYQIHRHRIDDALHTAPLFKKRNNGLD is encoded by the coding sequence ATGAAAACAATAAACATATTACTCGTTGCCGATACAGAAAAGCTGATTCTCACAGTGCAGAGATTATTTCCCAAAATGGGATTCAACGTGCTCGTGTCCGACAACGCAAAGGAAGCATTGAAATACTTGCTGGAGCATGACGTGCCCGTGGTTTTTATCGATCACTCCATGCACGGGCTTGACGCCTTTTCGCTCCTTGAAGCGATTCGTCTTGGACACCCCGTCGTGGAGGTCTTTTTTCTGGTCGACTCGCATGAATTGGACAATGCGGCTGAGGCGATGCGCCACGGTGCCAGTGACTATCTCGTCAAGCCTGTGAGCATCAAGTCTTTACTCGAAAAATCAGAAGCGGCTTGTCGACGATATCAGATCCATCGACACCGCATAGACGATGCCCTGCATACAGCTCCGTTGTTCAAAAAACGGAACAACGGATTGGATTAA
- the treZ gene encoding malto-oligosyltrehalose trehalohydrolase: MEQNAHVGHRRIDDTAYEFTVWAPKPKSVELELLDSTPRRLPMDAIGRGLYRLRVDDVKAGNRYQFVLNGDIRRPDPVSHFQSESVHGPSTVVDHDAFRWTDHGYTPPPFGALVIYELHVGTFTPEGTFAAAMLKIDYLVELGVSAVEIMPVAAFPGERNWGYDGVFPYSVHQAYGGPDALKAFVDACHSRGMAVIMDVVYNHLGPEGNYLRDFGPYFTNHYHTPWGDALNFDGAGSDGVRNFFLQNALHWLGLYHIDGLRLDAVHAIYDQQPIHILQELAQVVSSYGKACGFSPYLIAESNLNDPRLTSPLDTHGLGMDATWSDDFHHSVHTLLTGERNGYYMDFGSIDHLGTAVRDGFSYQGEYAPSRDHAVGAPCRESPATAFVNSIQTHDQVGNRIGGERLAGLVGFESLKLAAGLLLVTPCIPMLFMGEEFGEDHPFHYFVSHTDDRLIEAVRKGRAREFKSFKWKGTPIDPQAESTFIDSKLDWSKTCTGNHAILLEFYKRLLQLRRALSTLSWPQKNGLEVTALRGKNVLAVVRQNELASTLGLFNFSTQEQIIDAASLSPTSNAIKILDSADPVWSGPSAQAPNIIADGITLPSRSMVLYHGEKK; the protein is encoded by the coding sequence ATGGAACAGAACGCACATGTTGGACATCGCCGCATTGATGATACAGCCTATGAATTTACGGTATGGGCTCCCAAGCCCAAGTCTGTGGAACTCGAACTGCTTGATTCGACACCCCGTCGGTTGCCCATGGATGCAATAGGTCGTGGATTATATCGTCTTCGTGTTGATGATGTGAAAGCAGGCAATCGATATCAGTTTGTACTCAATGGCGATATCCGTCGGCCTGACCCGGTATCGCATTTCCAATCCGAAAGCGTCCATGGCCCGTCAACCGTGGTGGACCATGACGCGTTTCGCTGGACCGATCATGGCTATACGCCACCACCGTTCGGTGCTCTGGTGATTTATGAACTGCATGTCGGCACATTCACGCCTGAAGGCACATTTGCCGCAGCCATGTTAAAAATCGACTACCTTGTGGAGCTTGGGGTATCAGCCGTGGAAATTATGCCGGTGGCGGCCTTTCCCGGTGAGCGTAATTGGGGATACGATGGCGTCTTTCCGTACAGCGTTCATCAGGCCTATGGAGGCCCTGACGCGCTCAAAGCATTCGTTGACGCCTGTCATAGTCGAGGAATGGCCGTTATCATGGACGTGGTCTACAATCACCTTGGACCGGAAGGAAACTATCTGCGCGACTTCGGGCCATACTTCACCAATCACTACCACACACCATGGGGAGACGCGCTCAATTTTGACGGCGCGGGGTCGGATGGGGTGAGAAACTTCTTCCTGCAAAATGCTCTCCATTGGTTGGGACTCTATCACATTGATGGTCTCCGTCTGGATGCCGTGCACGCTATTTATGACCAGCAGCCCATTCACATTCTGCAGGAACTCGCCCAAGTCGTCTCATCGTACGGCAAAGCCTGTGGATTCTCGCCGTATCTTATTGCCGAATCCAATTTGAATGACCCTCGACTGACATCCCCGCTCGATACGCATGGACTCGGTATGGATGCAACGTGGAGTGATGATTTTCACCACAGCGTGCATACACTGCTCACTGGTGAACGAAACGGCTATTATATGGACTTCGGGAGCATCGATCATCTCGGGACGGCAGTTCGTGACGGGTTTTCCTACCAGGGAGAATACGCTCCATCACGCGACCATGCCGTTGGAGCCCCTTGCCGGGAATCACCGGCCACAGCGTTTGTGAATTCAATCCAGACACACGACCAAGTCGGCAATCGAATCGGTGGAGAACGTTTGGCGGGGTTGGTTGGTTTCGAAAGCCTCAAGCTTGCTGCCGGCCTTCTTCTGGTAACGCCATGTATCCCGATGCTGTTTATGGGCGAAGAATTCGGAGAAGATCACCCCTTCCATTATTTCGTGAGCCATACGGATGATCGTCTCATCGAAGCCGTTCGAAAAGGACGAGCACGCGAGTTCAAATCATTCAAATGGAAAGGCACACCGATTGATCCACAGGCCGAATCGACGTTTATCGATTCGAAGCTCGATTGGTCCAAGACATGTACGGGCAACCACGCAATTCTGCTGGAATTCTACAAGCGCCTGTTGCAATTACGGCGTGCGCTTTCAACGCTGAGCTGGCCGCAAAAAAATGGACTGGAGGTCACCGCACTTCGCGGTAAAAACGTCCTTGCCGTGGTCCGGCAAAACGAACTCGCCTCAACACTGGGGCTGTTCAATTTTTCCACGCAGGAACAAATCATTGATGCCGCCAGCTTGAGCCCGACGAGCAATGCCATTAAAATTCTCGACTCTGCCGACCCGGTGTGGAGCGGGCCTTCAGCCCAGGCCCCCAACATCATCGCCGACGGCATCACATTGCCCAGTCGAAGCATGGTGTTATATCATGGAGAGAAGAAATAG
- a CDS encoding Yip1 family protein, with protein MSTMNIQSAMSTPMTDSGLPGHYSALVNVLKKPHVFFADFPEQPGYSRPLTFLLFSAMFYTAVSVMYFLGNSIPLAIAVFVNALVMPFILAAVSWALLTMTTGRYAFERIFSMYAYASGALMLFSWIPMVGFICELWKAGLMVCALAKGLKTGWGRSLVIVVATFIIIMLLIWSILPVVAELRVLIRPNIAG; from the coding sequence ATGTCTACGATGAACATCCAATCGGCAATGAGTACACCGATGACTGATTCCGGTCTCCCTGGGCATTATAGCGCCCTCGTTAATGTGCTCAAGAAGCCACATGTGTTTTTTGCAGACTTTCCAGAACAGCCCGGCTACAGCCGTCCCCTTACTTTCTTGCTCTTTTCCGCCATGTTCTACACAGCGGTCAGTGTGATGTATTTCTTGGGCAACTCCATACCTCTCGCGATAGCCGTTTTCGTCAACGCACTGGTCATGCCGTTCATCCTGGCGGCCGTCTCGTGGGCACTTCTGACGATGACGACGGGCCGTTATGCCTTTGAACGTATCTTCAGCATGTATGCGTATGCCTCCGGCGCGCTGATGCTCTTTTCATGGATCCCGATGGTTGGATTTATTTGTGAGCTTTGGAAGGCTGGCCTTATGGTCTGTGCTTTGGCCAAGGGACTGAAGACAGGATGGGGACGATCTTTGGTTATCGTTGTGGCGACATTTATCATCATCATGCTTTTGATTTGGTCTATCCTGCCCGTAGTGGCTGAACTTCGAGTGCTTATCCGTCCCAACATTGCTGGCTAA